The Caldisericia bacterium nucleotide sequence TGTGTGTTTGATATCTTTTACAAAATTATTAAAGGATACCTTGAGCTTTGTTAAAAGTTTCTCTGAATCCTCATCTGGTATTTTATAAAAACATCTTCCACCCTTCTTCACCTTAACAGCGCCAAGTTCCTTTAAGTCCCTCGCAACGGTAGCTTGAGTAACTTTAAATCCACGTCTCTTTAAAAGAGAAACCAGTTCCTCCTGCCTTTTAATCTCTCTTCTCTTTAAAAACTCTTCAATGAGTTTTAATCTTTCTTCTTTAGTATAATTATTCATCTTATTTGAATAATTATACAAATTTTATGATTTGTCAAGTCCTTTTTCTGAAATAAGTATTCCTGAAATAATGAGAATACCCCCTGCTACATCCAGAAAAGAGGGGATCTCTCTGAAAAAGATAATCCCCAGAATTGTAGATCCTATAGGTTCACCGAGAATTGTTATTGCTACAAATGTAGGGGAGAAGAACTTTAGTGACCAGTTGAATATGGAATGACCTATTATCTGAGGAATAAGGGCGAGGAGAAAAAAGAGTGTATATTCCCTTAAAGGAAACCCAAAAAAGGGAACTTTTAAGAAGAGCGAGAAGAGAAGCAGAAATAGGAAACTTATAGTATAAACAGGGAAGATAAGATCAAGTAGTTTGTATCTTTTTCTCAAAACAGAGGAAGATATAAGATAGAGCGAAGCAAAAACTGCTCCGAGCAATGCAAGTATATTGCCAAAGGTCTTACCTGAAGTGAGATTTCCGCTGTATGACATAAGAAATGAACCAAGAATTGATATAAAAATTGCAATCATCGTTTTTTTATCCGTTCTTTTTTTGAAAAGAATGTATGAAAAGATGGCAACAAAAAGTGGATTTGTAGTTACAAGCACCGTTGAATTCATTATGGATGTATATTTTAGTGATGTAATCCAGCTAAAAAAGTGAAGCGAAAGAAAGAAACCGGTAAGTATAAATAACTTTATGTCCTCTCTTTGGTATTTTTTCTCTGAATACAGTAAAAAGAATGGAAGAACAAGGAGAGAGCTTATTCCAAGTCTGAACGTAGCTATGGTTAAAGCTGGAGCTGATGAAAGTCTTATAAATATTGCTGCAAAGGAAACAGATATAACCGCTATAAATATAAGTATGAAACGCATCCAATTCCTTTTCATTAAATAATTATACATAATTTTGTTGACTAACTAATTTTTACTGGTAAAATAAGTGAAAAACGGAGGTAGGAGAATGACGAAGGAAGAAATCCTCAAAGAGATTGAAAAAGAAGGAATTAAGTTCATAAGATTGCAGTTTGTAGATATAATGGGAATACCAAAGAATGTTGAGATACCTGTCTCTGAAATTGAAAATGCACTTGATAACGGAGCTCTTTTTGATGGTTCATCCATTGAAGGTTTTGTAAGAATTGACGAATCTGACATGCTCCTTGTTCCAGATACAAACACCTTTTCTGTGCTTCCATGGACAACTGCTGGAAGTCCTGTGGCAAGAATAATATGTGATGTGAAGAAACCAGATGGAACTCCCTTTCTTGGCGATCCAAGATACATCTTAAAAAGAGAGATGGAGAAGGTTAAAAAGGAATTTGGTTATACAATGAATGCAGGACCTGAGGCAGAATTTTTCCTCTTTAAGAGAGACGAAGATGGAAACCCAACAACAATTACACATGACAGCGGAAACTACTTTGATTTACTTCCAAGAGACCTTGGAGAGAAGGTGAGAGAGGAAATTGTAACAACCCTTCAGCGTATGGGTTTTGAGGTTGAGGCAGCACACCATGAGGGAGCAGAGGGACAACACGAGATAGATTTTAGATATACTGATGCCTTAAGAACGGCAGATAATGTGATAACTTTTAAACTTGTAACAAAAACAATTGCCCTCAAATACAATCTTCATGCAACATTTATGCCTAAACCTGTAAGGGGAATTAATGGTTCAGGTATGCATACCAATCTCTCTTTATTCAACGAAAAGGGAGAAAATATATTCTATGATAAAAATGGAAAATTTGAACTTTCAGATGAAGCTTTATATTTCATCGGGGGTATCCTGAAACATGCAAGGGGTATATCCTTTATTGCAAATCCACTTGTCAATTCCTATAAAAGACTTGTTCCTGGATATGAGGCACCTGTCTATATATCATGGGCTCTAAGAAATAGATCTGCTTTAATAAGGGTTCCTGCAGCAAGAGGAAGGGCAACAAGAGTGGAGTTTCGCTCTCCTGATCCATCATGTAATCCATATCTTGCTTTTGCCTTAATGCTCGCTGCTGGAGTTGATGGAATAAGGAACAAAATTGATCCAAAAGAACCAATAAATATAGATATATATGATTTAGCGGATGAAGATAGGAGAAAGATGGGAATAAAAACTCTACCGGGAAATCTAATGGAAGCAATGGAGGAATTCTTAAAGGATTCAGTCCTTGTAGAAACCATTGGAGAGCACATTGTAGAGAAACTCGTGGATGCAAAGAAGAAAGAGTGGGAAGACTTTAGAATTCATGTAACAGACTGGGAACTAAAAAGATACCTCTGTATATATTAGAAGAATATTTGGCTAATCACTATCTTCCTTTTTAAGATTTATAACCACAGGGGGGATTTTGGAGGTTACTCCCCAGGATAAAGCACCTGTAGGACATGCTTCTATGCACTTACCACACCTAATACAGTTAAGATTAGTTAAATCTTCATAGACCTTTATATCAAAGGGACATGCCTTCTTACACAAATCACACTTTATACATTTATCTTTCTCAAGTTTTATCTGAAAGTATGAAACCTTGTTAAAGAATCCTATAAAAGCACCAAGAGGACAGAAATAATGACAGAAGGGTCTTTCTTCAAAGATAGACCAGATGGTTAAAAGTATTAAAATTAATAATTTTGAATAAAAGAGTGTACCTGCAAGAGCTCTTAAGGTAGGTTTTATTATAAGCTGTGGGATTCCTGCAGTTAGTGTTCCTGCTGGACAAATTTTACAGAACAGGGTTTCATGAGAGACAATGGATCCAATAACAATAACTCCTATCAACACATACTTAGAATAAACTAAATATGGAATCTTTGGCTTTATCTTTTTTGTCTTTATCTTAAAGAGTAAATCCTGATAAAAACCAAAAGGGCACATATATCCACAAGTGTACCTTCCAAAGAAGATAAAAATAAGGGAGATAATTCCTATTGTGTAAAATGGTATCATGCCAACGATAAGGAGATGCTGAATTGTT carries:
- a CDS encoding EamA family transporter, with amino-acid sequence MRFILIFIAVISVSFAAIFIRLSSAPALTIATFRLGISSLLVLPFFLLYSEKKYQREDIKLFILTGFFLSLHFFSWITSLKYTSIMNSTVLVTTNPLFVAIFSYILFKKRTDKKTMIAIFISILGSFLMSYSGNLTSGKTFGNILALLGAVFASLYLISSSVLRKRYKLLDLIFPVYTISFLFLLLFSLFLKVPFFGFPLREYTLFFLLALIPQIIGHSIFNWSLKFFSPTFVAITILGEPIGSTILGIIFFREIPSFLDVAGGILIISGILISEKGLDKS
- the argR gene encoding arginine repressor, whose product is MNNYTKEERLKLIEEFLKRREIKRQEELVSLLKRRGFKVTQATVARDLKELGAVKVKKGGRCFYKIPDEDSEKLLTKLKVSFNNFVKDIKHTDNLILIKTTPGSATGIARLIDEYDIKGLLGTIAGDDTILAVSERSKVNKVLKVLKELRGEK
- a CDS encoding glutamine synthetase beta-grasp domain-containing protein, whose translation is MTKEEILKEIEKEGIKFIRLQFVDIMGIPKNVEIPVSEIENALDNGALFDGSSIEGFVRIDESDMLLVPDTNTFSVLPWTTAGSPVARIICDVKKPDGTPFLGDPRYILKREMEKVKKEFGYTMNAGPEAEFFLFKRDEDGNPTTITHDSGNYFDLLPRDLGEKVREEIVTTLQRMGFEVEAAHHEGAEGQHEIDFRYTDALRTADNVITFKLVTKTIALKYNLHATFMPKPVRGINGSGMHTNLSLFNEKGENIFYDKNGKFELSDEALYFIGGILKHARGISFIANPLVNSYKRLVPGYEAPVYISWALRNRSALIRVPAARGRATRVEFRSPDPSCNPYLAFALMLAAGVDGIRNKIDPKEPINIDIYDLADEDRRKMGIKTLPGNLMEAMEEFLKDSVLVETIGEHIVEKLVDAKKKEWEDFRIHVTDWELKRYLCIY
- a CDS encoding 4Fe-4S binding protein, with product MFLMHWNRLKKHFTIFTLKGKILVQTLFAIFYNLPFLSTYLKKVPMPVLYCYSCPLATGACPIGTIQHLLIVGMIPFYTIGIISLIFIFFGRYTCGYMCPFGFYQDLLFKIKTKKIKPKIPYLVYSKYVLIGVIVIGSIVSHETLFCKICPAGTLTAGIPQLIIKPTLRALAGTLFYSKLLILILLTIWSIFEERPFCHYFCPLGAFIGFFNKVSYFQIKLEKDKCIKCDLCKKACPFDIKVYEDLTNLNCIRCGKCIEACPTGALSWGVTSKIPPVVINLKKEDSD